GGGGTGGTTAATTATTATTAGTCATATTTTTATGTGAATATTTCACATTAATATCATCTTTTGATGATGGTACTTTCTTTTTGAGGTATTTTTCTATGACTCCTAACAAAACAATTAAACAAGTATAAcaaatattatgtatataattaatccctaataaacaataatagcaattaaataacaacaaaaagaaaaggaattaGGGTTTAGAAATTTTACTTTTGAATTCAATATTATAGTGAAAAAGAGATCCAAtaattcaaacaaattaaaaaaaaaaaaaattgggaatTTCTAATTAGGAAATTTGGAGGGACATAAGAAATTCAGATTTAAATCACTTTGGAGTTTGGAAGGAAAAGTTTGAAAGTTAAACTATCTCTGCTCGTTTAGTCGATCGTGTAATCGTGTTACGGCATATGGAAATTTAGATTGGATTGTGGGCTTGTTGTTTAGGGAATAAGGGGCTCTGGTTTAAAATGGTTGAGGCCCAGACatgaaaaaaagataaaagatgcACGGGGGCATTTATCACCATGATGGCATGATATGAATAAGACATTTTACAGACATAATTGTTGGAGTAAAcattattttctaaaaacaaaatttggaaAAGTAAAATTACCGGTCCAAAAGGAAAGAAATTACTCAAACATTACAATAAACTAAAATGCTAATCAGCAGTAAACCTATAAACCATAACATGCGTATATTTCTGACCCGGTTGAACAATTTGCGATGGGAAATTTGGATGGTTGACCGAATCCGGAAAACCTTGCGTCTCCAAACAATATCCTCCATATTTCTCATACACAAATCCACCTTTGCCAACTATGTCTTTCAACATGTTGCCTGTGTAAAACTGAACCCCAACCTGGTTGCTCCATAGCTCCATCATACGACCCGATTTCCCCTCATGGACCACCGCGACCTTTTTCAAATGTCTTTTAGCTTTACTATCTAGCACGTAGTTGATGTCATATCCGCCTACTTGATCCAACTTGCTACCAATTTTTCGTGACTCTAGGAGATCATACCCCGTTCCACGCACCTTTTATAGCAATAGtagaaaaaatttatatggaGTATACAATCTTTGGGTTAGAAATGTAAGAAATAATGTAAATGGATGCGAATATGTGGTTGTCATGTCTTAATTTAGCTATAAAGCCCCCACATGCTAGTTTGTTTTCCATAAAAAACATGAGagtcaaattatttatttatttaaaaataaaatattaaaatattagtatgtgagaggttctaTATCTAGACATGACAACCACTTTTCCCAATAATATATTACTCTAGTAAATTTTCGTTGATGTTACAAACAGGTCCAGATTCTAAAGTAGAATAACAATACCGGTACTATTTTGCCCGTTGGGATCAGTTGACCATCAACCGGAGTGACATGAGATGCGAATAATTGAATCTTGTGTGACAAGATGTCGCCGCTATTGTGGCCCGCAAGGTTCCAGTAAATGTGTGAGGCCAAGTTCACCGGGGTTGGCTTGTTAATTGGTGTTGCTACCATTTTTATAccaaatttatttgttttgatgaGCATGTAAGTCACCGTTACATGTAAGTCTCCCGGAAATCCTGTAATCATACTTGGTGTTTGTCAAAACTGTGATTGTATAACCTTTTTCAATCTTTTGGTTCGGTCAATCTCTATGTATAACAGTTGTTCAAATGTTTGTAGCAATTAAGGTTGGTTATATTTCTTTACAAAAAAGTTTATACTATAAGTTACCTTCTTCGCCGTCAAAGCTATGATAAGAGAGTGTAAGATGACTATCTTTCTTGTACGATTCCATAGTCCAAATAACATCAGCAAATCCTTTCGGACCACCTATATATTGATTAAGTTTAGAAACACATGAAAATGGTATTCGCAATGAAATGCAAaaactaactatatatattaactagcTAGAAAACCAACTATTTATGATAGGTTAATTAACTTACCATGGAGGGTATTGTTGCCATCATTAGCAGGTAATTTGTATTCAACACCATTGAGAGTAAACTTAGCTCCACTGATCCGATTAGCATCCCTACCCACGATCGCTCCAAAATATGATGAGTCATTCTACATTTCAAACAGTGAACctcaaatttaacaaattacCGTGGGTTGTCAAGGAATTatcaaaaattaaccataaacaGTTAGGTGTTTATCCGCACACCACCAATTATTAGTGGTACATCACTAAACATGCTTTAATGTGTTGTACTAGCATGTTTGGTGGTGTATGCCAAAAAGTTGTGGGGTAGTTTAACCTAGGAATATCAATTTGTTAtaactaaaattaataatataaggAAAACTTACAAAGTAATCGCTAATCGAAGGAAACGCGAGCACAACGTCATCTAACTTTCCTGTAAAATTATCAAacaagttacaacttacaagtggtttgacatatatgaaaatgtacaaggTCATGCTCAGGTTAACTATGGGCAagttttatgtatttaattagCCAACGTATTATCGTGATCTTTACAAACACTTTTTCTAAATCACCTCAAGGAGGTTAATTAAGTGTTAACACaagaagaaaacaaattaaactttatgtcataaaacgaaaattaaatttCTATGTAATGTCATGTATTTGTTTCTATCAATACCAAAAGATATTCTACAACAAAACTTCGATTAATTATAGGCACGTTCGTGTGTATACAGAATAATATTAGAATCCCAATCccaataaacatatattttttcgTAAGTTTAAGGTTGAATAATAATCTCAAGTAAAACAATAAGGAggaaattaacatatataccgTTTTTGTCGGGGAGGATGAAGTTGAGAACAGTGGCACCATAATTTGTGATATTGACGGATAAGTGACCATTTTGTAGTTGAAAATAGTTGATCTTCTTCTCTGTGGCTGCTGCGGTATCATTTACTAAAACGATCAATATAACTATGAAAATAATACTACGAATGTAGTAAAGACTCAACATGGTGATCGATGGTAGATCAAATTCACCCGGTCCTATAAATCGATATATCGTTGTGTGTCGCGTGTATATATAGTGTGGAGATGGATGTAGTTTGATTTCGGTTAAAGTTATCCAAAAGTGATaaatacactatatatatagtacatttattatttatatagagttTGGATATAGACTATAGTAACAACCgagtattattattgtattatatcTTTGTGTGTGGGTAAGTGTTTTGGATTCATTCCCAGCCTATTTGTGAATTCGAATTCACGATATGAAGTTTTCGAAAAGTTAGAAATTCATAACTACTTTTGTCAATCATGAATTGTGGATCATCttgtataaaaatgttttgtgCATCACCATCACGTTTTCCTGAAAAGAATGGGTCCAAAACATGAATGTAGCAAGGGCATGACTTATATAAGAGCTGCATATTATATCCTTAGAAAATGGCTATATGTCACATTTAAGTCCTTCGGTAGTTTCGATTACCTGCAAATGGCTCATAGGGTAAAAGATCATTTGCAAacttaatttcttgtgaaaacCAGAAAACAGATCCTGGCAATCCATCCATCATGATCAATGGCTGAGATTAAAACTTAGTCCCTAAATACAAATTTAACACGGAGgggtatttttgtcttttcatccCGTGAACAAAACCCCAAACACATTCACTGTGTCTCATTTCTTTCAGATCTGGAATTCAGCTAACCCTAATTCTCTCTCGCTCTCTTTCCTCTCCGCCCTCCCTTTCTTCTCCGGCTTCCTTTTTTTCTCTGGTCGCTGTCTGTTATCAGACCTACTTCGCAACTAATCATGTTTAATCGATCATGATATGAGTTTCTTCTGATCATTGTAGGTATGGAACAAACAGAATGTGTGGTCTACGCTTTTCCTATGTGAATCAAACGACGTCGTTTTTTCTCTTTATACTATTGAAGAGCATGTTAATGATTGCTCTGTTCTTCCGTTCTGCTTTCACTGTAAATCCATCGGTATATTCTctttgaatctatatatatatatctgtatctatagtaattttgtttgtttaagtAATTGTGTTATTTTGATTCTCCGATTTCTGATTTAATGCTATTTCTACAAATCAGAAATCTCTGTATCTataactatatctatacataattGTGTGTGTATTTGTTTAAGTAATTGTGGAATTTTATGTTCCGAAAGATACTCCAAGGATCGAACCTCTTTGGCATGTGAATGTACTTGATCAGATGTGTGAATTTGCACTTTTTTAAGTTATGTGTTTGAAACTTTATCTGAGTTTGTTGGGAAATATATGATGTGAAAGGCAGAAAACAAAAATGGTCGAGAACTACAAAGTTAGGTGTTAATTAATTCGAAGTGATGTAGCTTTGATTAAGAAATCAATGAAACTAACAAGTTAAAAACCACAATATGACTTTTTTTTACATCTCGGTCCTACTTTTGTTGTTCGTGTTTGAATCTTACTTCCCCTGAATATGGTTTATGTAATGGTTATAACGAGTGTTTCATATTGCATTACTTGTATGATTGAGCTATATTATCGTAAGTTTTTCAGGTATCTTTGAAACTAATGTACCTGTTGAATACGACTTAGCTAATCATAACTATAACGAGCGTCACACTGAATTACAACCTCTGCCGGTTTATGTGTTTCTGATTGATACTCGTATGATTGAGGAGGAGTTAGGGTATGCTAAATCAGCATTACAACAAGCGCTTTAGTTTTTGCCCGAGAATGCTTTGGTAGGGCTTGTTTCGTTCGGGACTCAAGTTCAAGTTTATAAGTTAGGGTTTGGTGATATGAATAAGGTTTATGTTTTCCGTGGAACGAAAGAAATTGGGAAAGATCAGGTTTTGGATCAATTAGGGTTAGGTGGAGGTGGTAGGAGAATTGGTGGCGTGCCTGGACAAGGATTTCAGAATGGGACTGTATCGAATTCTGGTTATACGAGGTTCTTATTGCCTGCATCCAATGGTGCTTATATTATTCATCCGGTGAGTTTTGTTTTCACATTGATTtgaatataaagttataaactatTTGATAAAGTTATGGATGCTTAATGAAGTTACGATGATTCAGCTTTTGGAGGAACTAGGGGCAGATTAATGGCCTGTTGCACCTGATAATCGATCTTTAAGGTGCACTGGAATTGCATTGAGTGTTGCGGCAGGTTTGCTTGGGGCTTGCTTGCCTGGTACAGGTGCTCATATTGTAGCGTTAGTCGGGGGTCCTTACACTGAAGGTCCTGGTTTGGTAAGCCCGTTCTGCAACTTTTTGCTTAATCATGATGTATGTAGCTAAGTTCCAGAATTTTAACTTTCTAATGCTATTTATCAATGTTGTTCGTCTGGTTTTCTTAATCTATAAAATGCTTAAAAGCTGCAGGGTGTTGTCATTCTTTTGTGGCAATCATCTCTGATAAAGTTAATGAATTTAGTAACTATGAGCATGCTAGGTTTTATGATTATGAAGATCCAAATTATATCACTGATCTACTTTCCAGAAAGCCTAACCTCTATATTCTGTTCTTTGGCAGATTGTATCTAAAGATCTCTCGGATCCGGTTCGTTCACATAAAGATCTGGACACTCCTTAATGTTCTTGCTACTAGCTATAAGAGAATTATACTTTATAGGGGGCGGGAACTGGCAAGACCTTTGCTCgcaatacatttttttttcttatacttTAATTAGAATAATTTCTTTGTTTAACGTATCTCTATGGCAATGTTTACTTGCATTGTCTGGAGTTCAATTCATCTATGAAGACAAATAGGTGTTTTGTAAGGTCTAACTAAAAAGGTTTCTATCGAAGGGAAATGGCTTGGTAAATAGTTATAAAAGAACTAGCACAAACATATATACTCGGCTCAATCCATAATTAATGTTGTTTTTGTAAAGTGATAAGAAATCTTTTATGAAGATGGCCTCCTTGAAATAGTTTTAATAAGTTTTTCATGATCTTATCCACATTTTAATATTCAGAACAAGCCACCATTGCCCGAGAAACCGGACTAATATAGCCTGATGATTTGCTTGAACCGTGCATTTTTGTCTATGAATAAATAGCCTTACAGTTCAAGAAGCCATTTTGATAGCTAAATTCTATTACATGCAGGTAACTTAGAAACATGATTACACGAGCAGTTTGTATAGTTACCAGTAAAATGCAACTAAAGGTAACCTTTTTCTATATAGATGAGCTGAAATTTTCACCTCTAATGCATTAAAGCTCCCCTTTCTGTTACTTGTTTATTTTCTGAATCGTACTTGCTGcaatgagactttttttttttttgtgtgttataGTTAGGGACAAAATTGTTTAGTGTTGTGATCGTAATAACTATATTGTGAGGTTGATCAGTGATGGATTTATTCACAACTGTTAATGCTTATGGATCATTTGTTTGAAGATTGGAAATAGTATTATACGAGTAGTATATAGGGGTTATCGGTTATGGTAGATGCAAGAGAAATGAACATATCAAATCATTGTACTTTGCTCGTTTGCACATATGTTGGTTGATTTGTAACGAGGTgttgaagaaaatgaaatgacTTATGAAAACTAAAATAGATATTTGCCAAGTTATCCGTTTAAAGTGACTTAATTGTCTTCTTTCAGTAGTACTGTTTTATAGCATTTGGAATCCATTTTGACTTATTTCTGCTCATATACGGATTACCCATTTGGCCAGTTATCCAACCTGCAATCAAGAAATTTCATGCTATGTGTGTTATGTAAattgttataatttaaagttTCACTGACAAGTTAGAATTCGTTCTTATCCACTTGGATGGGTTGTTTATTACCAACCTAAAACTCTTTTGTGACCAAGTGGAGTTTCACTTAATGCAGTTTTCTCGCAGTCTTCCAAAGTATACATCAT
The Erigeron canadensis isolate Cc75 chromosome 2, C_canadensis_v1, whole genome shotgun sequence DNA segment above includes these coding regions:
- the LOC122588283 gene encoding galactose mutarotase-like, producing the protein MDGLPGSVFWFSQEIKFANDLLPYEPFAGKRDGDAQNIFIQDDPQFMIDKINDTAAATEKKINYFQLQNGHLSVNITNYGATVLNFILPDKNGKLDDVVLAFPSISDYFNDSSYFGAIVGRDANRISGAKFTLNGVEYKLPANDGNNTLHGGPKGFADVIWTMESYKKDSHLTLSYHSFDGEEGFPGDLHVTVTYMLIKTNKFGIKMVATPINKPTPVNLASHIYWNLAGHNSGDILSHKIQLFASHVTPVDGQLIPTGKIVPVRGTGYDLLESRKIGSKLDQVGGYDINYVLDSKAKRHLKKVAVVHEGKSGRMMELWSNQVGVQFYTGNMLKDIVGKGGFVYEKYGGYCLETQGFPDSVNHPNFPSQIVQPGQKYTHVMVYRFTAD